One Niallia circulans DNA segment encodes these proteins:
- a CDS encoding serine/threonine protein kinase — translation MMKKKFIHLIEIELLKKVVIKSEKAHNPVTVEHIPIGWKCVGVGNYAAVFMHYSEPDLVVKINIVDKENLKKEADIYRRLGNHPSYSQLIYEGDNYLVLKRLEGITMYNAFAKGIRIPETVIKDINEALEYARSRGLNPFDIHGKNVMMKDGRGFVVDVSDFYKQGKDEKWEDLVKAYNKLYKKTLYKYPVKIPFKALDVIRHTYRFYKKIRRKLQWQN, via the coding sequence ATGATGAAGAAGAAATTTATTCATTTAATAGAAATAGAGCTTTTAAAGAAAGTAGTTATAAAGAGCGAAAAAGCTCATAACCCGGTAACGGTCGAGCATATTCCAATCGGCTGGAAATGTGTCGGGGTTGGTAATTATGCGGCTGTGTTCATGCATTATTCAGAACCAGATCTAGTCGTTAAAATAAATATAGTCGATAAAGAGAATTTAAAAAAGGAAGCAGATATATACAGAAGACTTGGCAATCATCCAAGTTATTCCCAACTAATTTATGAGGGAGATAATTATCTTGTTTTAAAAAGACTAGAAGGCATCACCATGTATAATGCTTTCGCAAAAGGAATAAGGATACCTGAAACAGTTATTAAGGATATCAATGAAGCGCTCGAATATGCTCGAAGTCGAGGCTTAAATCCATTTGATATACACGGAAAAAACGTGATGATGAAGGATGGCAGAGGGTTTGTTGTTGATGTCTCCGATTTTTATAAACAAGGGAAAGATGAGAAATGGGAGGATTTAGTCAAAGCATATAATAAATTATATAAAAAAACCTTATATAAATACCCTGTGAAAATTCCTTTTAAAGCACTAGATGTTATAAGGCATACTTATCGTTTCTATAAAAAAATCCGACGAAAACTTCAATGGCAAAACTAA
- a CDS encoding iron-hydroxamate ABC transporter substrate-binding protein, with the protein MKKLLVPFILLLVLIISACGNKTTGSTEEDAKGAEESDTITYESENGPIEVPADPQRVVALTNAGNVLALGVNLVGVDSWTMTNPRYEEKLNKDIEVVSDENIEKIAELKPDLIIAASTTKNLDKLGKIAPTVSYTYNKVDYLTQHLEIGKLLNKEKEAQEWLDNFKADAKAAGEEVKAKIGEDATVTVLESYDKSMYVLGDNWGRGTEVLYQQMGLKMPDKVKEMAQKEGYYTISSEVLPEYVGDYLVISKYNDQDNSYQETDVYKEIPAVKNNHVMEANAYEFIYNDPISLDYQLEFFKENFLK; encoded by the coding sequence TTGAAGAAATTACTTGTACCATTCATTCTTTTACTCGTACTAATTATCAGTGCATGCGGTAACAAAACAACAGGATCAACAGAAGAAGATGCTAAAGGTGCAGAAGAATCTGACACTATTACATATGAATCTGAAAATGGACCAATTGAAGTTCCAGCAGATCCACAAAGAGTTGTTGCATTAACAAATGCAGGTAATGTTTTGGCACTTGGTGTTAACCTTGTTGGAGTTGACTCTTGGACAATGACTAATCCACGCTATGAGGAGAAACTTAATAAAGATATCGAAGTTGTTTCAGATGAGAATATCGAAAAAATCGCTGAGCTTAAGCCAGATTTGATTATTGCTGCAAGCACAACGAAAAACCTTGATAAGCTTGGAAAAATCGCGCCAACTGTGTCATATACATATAATAAAGTCGACTATTTGACACAGCATCTTGAGATTGGAAAGCTTTTGAACAAAGAAAAAGAAGCACAAGAATGGCTTGATAACTTTAAAGCAGATGCGAAAGCTGCAGGAGAAGAAGTTAAAGCGAAAATCGGTGAAGACGCAACTGTTACTGTATTAGAAAGCTATGATAAGAGCATGTATGTTCTTGGCGACAACTGGGGCAGAGGAACAGAAGTACTTTATCAACAAATGGGCTTGAAAATGCCTGATAAAGTAAAAGAAATGGCTCAAAAAGAAGGCTATTACACAATTTCTTCTGAAGTACTTCCAGAATACGTTGGCGATTACTTAGTAATCAGCAAATATAACGACCAAGATAACTCATACCAGGAAACAGATGTTTATAAAGAAATTCCTGCTGTGAAAAATAATCATGTAATGGAAGCAAATGCATACGAATTTATCTACAATGATCCAATTTCTTTAGACTATCAATTAGAATTCTTTAAAGAGAATTTCTTGAAATAA
- a CDS encoding tetratricopeptide repeat protein: protein MNLNAKAIELYENNELDQALLLFKEAVRQERNVQSLHNLAWMLCYEEDDFLQAIVLLEEAIVKEPNSHFPYHLLGEIYIRIEKPDKAIPILKRGMEMLSTKEAYNNLGVAFFQAGDKANASAFFLKASGSSDYALYSHVKCLIELGSNDRAELLLDTFTIEDEEFVGEVDLADLYAEINSFMKANHWYDKGWEEYFKEPHWVSRYIYCLVQAGEIEKARNIVESLIKEKQLELEEGFGDECFDDWTEEEKEEEIKELKTHIIEYEKMIDAAIEGIKEPLHFEPQIQTACYLFGCKRHGNPEVKEV, encoded by the coding sequence ATGAATCTTAATGCAAAGGCGATTGAATTATATGAAAACAATGAGTTGGATCAAGCACTGTTGCTATTTAAGGAAGCTGTAAGGCAGGAAAGGAATGTGCAGTCTTTACATAATCTAGCCTGGATGCTTTGTTATGAGGAGGATGATTTTCTTCAAGCTATTGTTTTGCTGGAGGAGGCAATTGTTAAGGAGCCAAATTCGCACTTTCCTTATCATTTACTCGGAGAAATATATATTAGAATAGAAAAACCTGATAAAGCGATCCCGATTCTTAAAAGAGGAATGGAGATGCTGTCTACAAAAGAGGCATATAATAATTTAGGTGTTGCGTTTTTCCAGGCCGGAGATAAAGCAAATGCTTCTGCTTTTTTTCTGAAAGCATCTGGAAGCTCTGACTATGCATTATATTCTCATGTCAAATGCTTAATTGAGCTTGGCAGTAATGATAGAGCTGAGTTACTTTTAGATACATTTACGATAGAGGATGAGGAGTTTGTTGGTGAAGTAGATTTGGCAGATTTATATGCAGAAATTAACTCGTTTATGAAGGCAAATCATTGGTACGATAAAGGTTGGGAAGAATATTTCAAGGAGCCTCATTGGGTAAGCAGGTATATTTATTGCCTTGTACAGGCAGGTGAAATAGAAAAGGCGAGAAACATTGTAGAAAGCTTAATCAAGGAAAAACAGTTAGAATTAGAAGAAGGTTTTGGAGATGAGTGTTTTGATGATTGGACCGAGGAAGAGAAGGAAGAAGAAATAAAAGAGCTTAAAACACATATAATTGAGTACGAAAAAATGATAGATGCAGCAATTGAAGGTATTAAGGAGCCACTGCACTTTGAGCCACAAATACAAACAGCTTGCTATTTATTTGGCTGTAAACGACACGGTAATCCAGAAGTTAAGGAAGTGTAG
- a CDS encoding alpha/beta-type small acid-soluble spore protein: MANNNSSNDLLVPGAESALEQMKYEIAQEFGVQLGAETVARANGSVGGEITKRLVATAQSQLAGQQGTTR; encoded by the coding sequence ATGGCAAACAACAATAGCAGCAACGACCTATTAGTGCCAGGTGCTGAATCTGCACTTGAGCAAATGAAATATGAAATTGCACAAGAATTCGGTGTTCAGCTTGGTGCTGAAACAGTAGCTCGTGCCAACGGTTCAGTTGGTGGTGAGATTACAAAACGTCTTGTAGCAACAGCTCAATCACAATTAGCTGGTCAACAAGGTACAACTCGCTAA
- a CDS encoding PrsW family glutamic-type intramembrane protease — translation MKCPQCVYTNPEGVKFCISCGEKFIKDNTPGDDNSFFYEFAHYVDMVPNKERSVNPKFNNIFSRVFHDHSELEAERLFIVGTALTTPKLSEVTDTWPKPWLFARVFIIALLTFAGFYIGVSYFHNANFIPGLIITGSFAVPFTTLIFFWEMNAPQNIAFYRVMYIVLLGGILSMLVALVFFDILRNTSNAITTGIVEELAKTITVISFVRFRKYRFILNGLLIGAAVGVGFAAFETAGYALRALLSGGGEHLYYTILWRGILAPGGHVAWSALAGAAFCRVQGSENFRLSMLLRFRFLRVFILVVLLHAFWDYDAPWMFPYGQLGLMAASWVAVFLLIRAGLKEIGRMKLKI, via the coding sequence TTGAAGTGTCCACAATGTGTATATACAAATCCAGAGGGTGTGAAGTTTTGCATAAGCTGTGGAGAGAAGTTCATCAAAGATAATACTCCTGGCGACGACAACAGCTTCTTTTACGAATTTGCTCATTATGTTGATATGGTTCCAAACAAAGAACGGTCTGTTAATCCAAAATTCAATAATATATTTTCACGTGTATTCCATGATCACAGTGAATTAGAAGCAGAAAGGCTTTTTATCGTGGGCACTGCATTAACAACACCAAAGCTGTCAGAGGTAACAGACACTTGGCCGAAGCCGTGGCTGTTTGCAAGGGTTTTTATTATTGCACTTCTAACATTTGCAGGGTTTTACATAGGTGTCAGTTATTTTCATAATGCTAATTTTATTCCTGGTCTGATTATAACGGGCTCATTTGCAGTTCCGTTCACGACACTAATTTTCTTTTGGGAAATGAATGCCCCGCAAAATATTGCCTTTTACAGAGTAATGTATATCGTGTTGCTTGGCGGGATACTTTCCATGCTAGTCGCATTGGTGTTTTTTGATATACTAAGAAACACTTCAAATGCCATTACTACAGGTATTGTCGAGGAGCTTGCCAAAACAATCACAGTTATTTCATTTGTGCGGTTTCGAAAGTACAGATTTATTTTAAATGGTCTTCTTATAGGAGCAGCTGTTGGTGTGGGCTTTGCAGCCTTTGAAACTGCGGGATACGCATTAAGAGCCTTGCTTTCAGGTGGTGGGGAGCATTTGTACTATACCATTTTGTGGAGGGGGATACTCGCACCAGGTGGACATGTTGCTTGGTCCGCATTAGCAGGGGCAGCATTTTGCAGGGTACAGGGATCGGAAAATTTCAGACTAAGCATGCTGCTGCGCTTTCGATTTTTGCGTGTGTTTATATTAGTAGTACTATTGCATGCTTTTTGGGATTACGATGCCCCATGGATGTTTCCATATGGACAGCTTGGCCTCATGGCAGCCTCGTGGGTTGCAGTATTTTTGCTGATTCGTGCTGGTTTAAAAGAGATTGGAAGAATGAAATTAAAAATTTGA
- a CDS encoding alpha/beta fold hydrolase, giving the protein MQINKEKVTTSKGVVEYSVCGSGEPNIILINGGSGPIEGWMKVLEDVSKMSSVFCYNRLGVGGSDKPQENQDGIAIIETLRETLSLIGIKPPYVIVGHSLGGLYANLFARLYPDEVAALVFLEASHPEDMKLDEYQGKIIKTINKLLSIFDSLSKHKKLGEVHFVKETISQLNLRETFPDIPLYVVTGTKENRLMPKEALTIRRKNQLDLLSLSKDSKQMLANNSGHFPQLTEPNLVIGIINEAVQKSRKNC; this is encoded by the coding sequence TTGCAGATAAATAAGGAAAAAGTAACAACATCAAAAGGAGTCGTGGAGTATTCAGTTTGTGGGAGTGGAGAACCGAATATTATCTTAATTAATGGTGGGTCTGGTCCTATTGAGGGCTGGATGAAGGTGTTAGAAGATGTTTCTAAGATGTCCTCTGTTTTTTGTTATAACCGACTTGGTGTAGGTGGCAGTGACAAACCGCAAGAAAATCAGGACGGAATAGCGATAATAGAGACTTTGCGTGAAACACTATCATTAATTGGCATAAAGCCTCCTTATGTGATTGTTGGTCATTCACTTGGCGGTTTGTACGCTAACCTTTTTGCTCGTCTTTATCCTGATGAAGTAGCTGCACTTGTTTTTTTAGAGGCAAGCCATCCCGAGGATATGAAGCTGGATGAGTATCAGGGGAAGATCATTAAAACGATTAATAAATTGCTGTCCATATTCGATTCATTATCTAAGCATAAAAAACTCGGCGAAGTGCATTTTGTTAAAGAGACTATTAGCCAACTCAATCTTCGTGAAACCTTTCCAGACATTCCTTTATATGTCGTAACAGGAACGAAGGAAAATCGGCTTATGCCGAAAGAAGCTTTAACGATTAGACGAAAAAATCAACTGGATTTATTATCTTTATCAAAAGATAGCAAACAAATGTTAGCAAATAACAGTGGGCATTTTCCACAGTTAACAGAGCCAAATTTAGTTATTGGAATTATTAATGAAGCGGTGCAGAAGTCTAGAAAGAATTGTTGA
- a CDS encoding Cof-type HAD-IIB family hydrolase, with amino-acid sequence MKKIIFMDIDGTLVNDHGIIPDSAKLAIRSAREKGHLVFICTGRSKAELFPEILEVGFDGIIGAAGGYVEIDQEVLLHEKVATEDVRDIVAYFDNHGVDFYLESNGGLFASKNCKSHIQNIIDKFLDENPHAEEEVKKGIQPFHDCLIEGEDLIREDINKISFLGSDLPIAEISKEFSAKFNVISSTVPIFGENSGELSVPGIHKATAIEKLLNHLQLDKQHSFAYGDGLNDLEMLEFVQYGIAMGNAKEPVKLAADDITDTHDEHGIYNSFKKYGLL; translated from the coding sequence ATGAAAAAAATCATATTTATGGATATAGACGGAACACTCGTTAATGATCACGGAATAATACCAGATTCAGCAAAACTTGCAATACGTTCAGCAAGGGAAAAAGGTCATTTAGTTTTTATATGTACAGGTCGTTCTAAAGCAGAGCTCTTTCCAGAAATATTAGAGGTCGGCTTTGACGGGATTATCGGAGCGGCTGGCGGTTATGTTGAAATAGATCAAGAGGTTTTGCTGCATGAAAAGGTCGCCACAGAAGATGTGCGAGATATTGTAGCTTATTTTGATAATCATGGTGTGGATTTTTATTTAGAATCCAATGGCGGATTATTTGCAAGTAAGAATTGTAAATCTCATATCCAAAACATAATAGATAAATTTCTTGATGAAAACCCTCATGCTGAAGAAGAAGTGAAGAAAGGCATACAGCCCTTTCATGATTGCTTGATTGAAGGGGAAGATTTGATCAGAGAAGATATAAATAAAATTTCCTTTTTAGGTTCAGACTTGCCAATTGCTGAAATCAGTAAGGAATTCTCAGCAAAATTCAATGTTATTTCAAGCACAGTTCCCATCTTCGGTGAAAACAGCGGAGAATTATCTGTTCCAGGCATTCATAAAGCAACCGCTATTGAAAAGCTTCTAAATCATTTGCAACTGGATAAGCAACATAGTTTTGCTTATGGTGATGGCTTAAATGATTTAGAAATGCTTGAATTCGTCCAATACGGTATTGCAATGGGAAATGCAAAAGAACCAGTTAAGCTTGCTGCAGATGATATAACAGATACACATGACGAACATGGTATTTATAACAGCTTTAAGAAATACGGTTTACTATAA